In the genome of Streptomyces sp. NBC_00190, one region contains:
- a CDS encoding ATP-binding cassette domain-containing protein translates to MPLAIEAEGLVKRYRETTALRDVDLAVPAGTVHGVLGPNGAGKTTAVRILATLLTPDAGRATVGGYDLIRDPVGVRGVIGLTGQYAALDEELSAVENLTLIGRLLRLPAADARSRARELLADFGLTEAEGRPVKTYSGGMRRRADLAASLVGRPSVLYLDEPTTGLDPHSRNEVWDTVRGLVAGGVTVLLTTQYLEEADQLADRITVFNHGTVVAEGRPDELKRMAGGQTLEVRATRRDQVDTVAEIMLGLTGQLPARDEDTGRLTVPVQDPVILSALVHKLEAADVAFDELGLRLPTMDETFLAITSPGGVRAPLTEEKLR, encoded by the coding sequence ATGCCGCTCGCGATCGAGGCCGAGGGACTGGTCAAACGGTACCGGGAGACGACGGCCCTGCGGGACGTCGACCTCGCGGTGCCGGCCGGCACCGTCCACGGTGTCCTCGGCCCCAACGGGGCCGGGAAGACGACCGCCGTACGCATCCTCGCGACCCTGCTCACCCCGGACGCCGGCCGGGCCACGGTCGGCGGGTACGACCTGATCCGCGACCCGGTCGGGGTGCGCGGCGTGATCGGCCTGACGGGCCAGTACGCGGCGCTCGACGAGGAGCTCAGCGCCGTCGAGAACCTCACGCTCATCGGCCGGCTGCTGCGGCTGCCCGCCGCCGACGCCCGGTCCCGGGCCCGTGAGCTCCTCGCCGACTTCGGCCTCACCGAGGCGGAGGGCCGCCCGGTGAAGACGTACTCGGGCGGCATGCGCCGCCGCGCCGACCTCGCGGCCAGCCTGGTCGGCCGGCCTTCGGTGCTCTACCTGGACGAGCCGACCACCGGGCTCGACCCGCACAGCCGCAACGAGGTCTGGGACACCGTCCGGGGCCTCGTCGCGGGCGGGGTCACCGTCCTGCTCACCACGCAGTACCTCGAAGAGGCCGACCAGCTCGCCGACCGCATCACCGTCTTCAACCACGGCACGGTCGTCGCCGAGGGCCGCCCGGACGAACTCAAGCGGATGGCGGGCGGCCAGACCCTGGAGGTCAGGGCCACCCGGCGCGACCAGGTGGACACCGTCGCCGAGATCATGCTCGGCCTCACCGGTCAGCTGCCCGCCCGCGACGAGGACACCGGCCGTCTCACCGTGCCCGTCCAGGACCCGGTGATCCTGTCCGCCCTGGTCCACAAGCTCGAAGCGGCCGACGTGGCCTTCGACGAGCTCGGGCTGCGCCTGCCCACCATGGACGAGACGTTCCTCGCGATCACCAGCCCGGGCGGCGTACGGGCCCCCCTCACGGAAGAGAAGCTTCGATGA
- a CDS encoding ABC transporter permease yields MTTPTRAARRRIGPLEAVGNALSLASRNVTKLRKNPDALVDVTLQPLLMLFMFTFLFSGAIAGGDRDGYLQQLVPGLLVFSPLFVTIGTGVALCTDISKGFFDRLRSLPIARSAPLAGIVIGDVARYFLSVAVVLGVGTLMGFRIQTNPLAVLLAVVLMIAFGLSVCWMAILAGILVRTPAAVPGVLIGAVMPLSFGSNVFAPAETMPGWLQVWVNINPVTLMTDVNRSLLLGEGSLTGPLLGGLAWMAGFVVVFFPLSMRAYRRRLGR; encoded by the coding sequence ATGACGACCCCCACCCGTGCGGCGCGCCGCCGCATCGGCCCGCTGGAAGCCGTCGGCAACGCGCTGTCCCTGGCCTCCCGGAACGTCACCAAGCTCAGGAAGAACCCTGACGCCCTGGTCGACGTGACGCTCCAGCCGCTGCTGATGCTGTTCATGTTCACGTTCCTGTTCAGCGGCGCCATCGCCGGGGGCGACCGCGACGGCTACCTCCAGCAACTCGTCCCGGGTCTGCTGGTGTTCAGCCCGCTGTTCGTCACCATCGGTACCGGTGTCGCGCTGTGCACGGACATCTCCAAGGGGTTCTTCGACCGCCTGCGCAGCCTCCCCATCGCCCGCTCCGCGCCGCTGGCGGGCATCGTGATCGGGGACGTGGCCCGCTACTTCCTGTCGGTCGCCGTGGTCCTCGGCGTGGGCACGCTGATGGGCTTCCGGATCCAGACCAATCCGCTCGCCGTGCTGTTGGCGGTCGTCCTCATGATCGCCTTCGGCCTGTCCGTGTGCTGGATGGCGATCCTGGCGGGCATCCTGGTCCGTACTCCGGCGGCCGTCCCCGGTGTCCTGATCGGCGCCGTCATGCCGCTCAGCTTCGGCAGCAACGTCTTCGCCCCGGCCGAAACCATGCCGGGCTGGCTGCAGGTCTGGGTGAACATCAACCCGGTCACCCTGATGACCGACGTCAACCGCTCGCTGCTGCTGGGCGAGGGCTCGCTGACGGGGCCGCTGCTGGGCGGTCTGGCCTGGATGGCCGGCTTCGTCGTGGTCTTCTTCCCGCTGTCGATGCGCGCGTACCGCCGCCGCCTGGGCAGGTAG
- a CDS encoding Lrp/AsnC family transcriptional regulator: MDAIDRDILRELQADGRLSNQELAQRVGLTPSPCMRRVRQLEQDGVIQGYRAVISPEAVGRGFEVLVSVEVRRDREAVEAFEAALQDIPDVVEAYRLFGSPGCLLRIAVADLRAYERLWIEKLTALEGVTEVNSQIIMKRIKEPTGLPVER, encoded by the coding sequence ATGGATGCCATCGACCGGGATATCTTGCGTGAGCTCCAGGCGGACGGCCGCCTCAGCAACCAGGAGCTCGCCCAACGCGTGGGCCTGACCCCCTCCCCCTGCATGCGCCGGGTGCGGCAGCTGGAACAGGACGGGGTGATCCAGGGCTACCGCGCCGTGATCTCCCCCGAGGCGGTGGGCCGCGGTTTCGAGGTGCTCGTCTCCGTGGAGGTGCGCCGCGACCGCGAGGCGGTCGAGGCCTTCGAGGCGGCCCTGCAGGACATCCCCGACGTCGTCGAGGCGTACCGCCTCTTCGGCAGTCCCGGCTGCCTGCTACGGATCGCCGTCGCGGACCTGCGCGCGTACGAACGCCTGTGGATCGAGAAGCTGACGGCGCTCGAAGGGGTCACCGAGGTCAACTCTCAGATCATCATGAAGCGCATCAAGGAGCCGACCGGCCTGCCCGTGGAACGCTGA
- a CDS encoding asparaginase: MGRIVVISTGGTIASRWQGSGFAADADGSEVVATAPLPEGITVELVDLFSVNSPRLTTAHQLTLLRTVHEVLADPGVDGIVVTHGTDTLEESAFLVDLHHHDPRSVVFTGSQRPMGTADGDGPENLYDALLTADTTRGLGVLIAFAGRVHAARGTVKSQAVALDAFADPSKELLGKVGFGKVAILRTPQRPAPLPLPAMPELQPRVDVVVHHADGDAVLLNAAVAAGARGIVLVGTGAGNATPEIVDAVRAAIGRGVLVALTTRVMAGPVTEIYTHGGAVDLVAAGAVPTGTLRAGQARIAVLSALLASTDGAEQNRILRDTLSSEGPVLIGA; encoded by the coding sequence ATGGGACGGATCGTCGTCATCAGCACCGGCGGGACGATAGCCAGCCGCTGGCAGGGCTCGGGTTTCGCGGCGGACGCCGACGGCAGTGAGGTCGTCGCCACCGCGCCGCTGCCCGAGGGCATCACCGTCGAGCTCGTGGACCTGTTCAGCGTGAACAGCCCGCGGCTCACCACCGCCCACCAGCTCACCCTGCTGCGTACCGTGCACGAGGTGCTCGCCGATCCCGGCGTGGACGGCATCGTCGTCACGCACGGCACCGACACCCTCGAAGAGTCCGCGTTCCTCGTCGACCTGCACCACCACGACCCGCGCTCCGTGGTGTTCACGGGCTCGCAGCGGCCCATGGGCACCGCCGACGGCGACGGGCCGGAGAACCTCTACGACGCGCTGCTCACCGCCGACACCACGCGCGGGCTGGGCGTGCTGATCGCCTTCGCCGGCCGGGTGCACGCCGCCCGCGGCACGGTGAAGAGCCAGGCCGTGGCGCTGGACGCGTTCGCCGACCCCTCGAAGGAACTCCTCGGCAAGGTCGGCTTCGGCAAGGTCGCGATCCTGCGCACACCGCAGCGCCCCGCCCCGCTCCCGCTGCCCGCGATGCCCGAACTCCAGCCGCGCGTCGACGTGGTGGTGCACCACGCCGACGGCGACGCGGTGCTGCTGAACGCCGCCGTCGCGGCGGGCGCGCGGGGCATCGTCCTCGTCGGGACGGGCGCGGGCAACGCCACCCCCGAGATCGTGGACGCCGTCAGGGCCGCCATCGGGCGCGGCGTACTGGTCGCGCTCACCACGCGCGTGATGGCCGGGCCGGTCACCGAGATCTACACCCACGGCGGCGCCGTGGACCTGGTCGCGGCCGGAGCCGTACCGACGGGCACCCTGCGCGCGGGCCAGGCCCGCATCGCGGTGCTCTCCGCACTGCTCGCCTCCACCGACGGCGCGGAGCAGAACCGCATCCTGCGCGACACCCTCTCCTCCGAGGGCCCGGTCCTGATCGGCGCCTGA